A region of the bacterium genome:
GTCAGTTCTTCTGGCAGGGCAGCGCCCATGACACTCGTGGGCTCTCCTGCACCGACTGCCACGGGATCCACGACTTCAAGTCGGAGACCGCACAGCTGAAGACCAGCTCGACCACGGAACAGTGCTTCAGCTGCCACAAGGACGTGCGAGCCGAGACCTGGAAGCGCTCGCATCATCCGATCCGCGAGGGCCAGATCGGCTGCAACGATTGCCACAACCCCCATGGCGCGCAGTCCGACAAGATGGTCAATGCGGCGTCCGTCAACGACCAGTGCTACTCGTGCCACGCCGAGAAGCGCGGACCGTTCCTCTGGGACCACGCTCCGGTGCGCGAAAGCTGCTCCAACTGCCACACGCCGCACGGCTCGAACCACTTGAAGCTGCAGAAGACTTCGGTGCCCTACAACTGCCAGCAGTGCCACGCCAACACCCGACACCCCGGCACGATCTACGACGCGCAGACACTCGCGGATGGCACGCGACCCAGCAACCGGGACTTCAGCCGCTCGTGCCTCAACTGCCACAACGCGATTCACGGTAGCAACCATCCGTCCGGCTGGGCGCTGTACCGGTAGAAGGGAGACATGATGATCAGAGACAACATGCGACAGGCTCTGACGATCGTCGTTGCGTCTTTGCTGCTCTTCGCCACAGGCGCGGGAGTTGCGACGGCGGGTGACGACGACGGTTTCCGCCTCTGGGTCGAGCCACTCGACTTCTGGGTGCTCGAGAAGGATCAAGACACCAACTCTTCGAAGTTTCAGGAGTATCGCGATCTCCAGAGCGGGCTGTACGCGAATCTCAAAGCCTACGGCGAGAGCGAGGACGGCGACCGAACGCTCGCGATCCGGATGAGCGCCATCGGGCGTGACCACGCCCGCTACAACGTCGACTACGGCGTCGCCGGTAGCTACAAGGTCAACCTCGACTACAACAAGATCCCGCATCTCTTCGGCAACGACGCCACCCTGCTCTGGAACCAGACGGCGGTCAATCGGTTTGAGCTGGCCGACTCGACCCAGCTGGCGTTGCAGGAGGCGGTGATTGCCCAGCGGGCCGGCGGGGGCTCGGTCAACTTCGGCTTTCTCGAGCCCTTGATCCGACCGTTCGTGGACGTCGCCAATCGGACCGACCTCGGTCTCCAGCGCGACCGCACGCGAGCCCGCTTCGATTTCGGCAATCTAGGCAAGTTCGCCTGGGGCTTCGAGTACAAGCACGAGAACCGTGACGGCAGCCGTCCGATGGGTGCCGCGTTCGGCTTCAACAACGTTCAAGAGATCCCCGAGCCGATCAACTACAACACCACCGATGTCGAGTTCTCCGGCGAATTCAACGGCAAGAAGGGCGGTGCGCGCTTCGGCTATCGCAACTCCCAGTTCAAGAACACCCTCGACTCGGTGCTCTGGGACAACCCCTGGCGAGCGACCGACAGTACCAACCCCATCGCCTACCTCGGCCCCAACACGACCGACGCGGGTCCCTCTCGCGGTCTCGCCAGCCTGGCGCCGGACAACGAAGCCAACCTGCTCTTCTTCGACGGCCGCGCGAGAGCGGGCGGCTGGTGGTTCAACGGCAGCCTGACCATGAACACCATGACCCAGAATGAGTCGCTGCTGCCCTTCACAATCAACACCGCCATTGTGGGCACCGACGAGAGCACGGGGCGCACCTTCAACGCGGCGAGCTCCGGCCTGCCGGTCAATGCGGCCGACACCGAAGTCGAAACCATGAACGTTTCCGCCAACGCGGGGACCGAGCTCGGCGACGATTTCAGCCTGACGCTACGGTATCGAACGTATGATTACGACAACTCGTCGCCGCGAGTCACCTTCCCCGGGTACGTCAGGCTCGATGCCGTTTGGGAGCCGCCGGCCCTGATCACCGTGCCCTACGACTGGACCAAGGACAATCTGGGCGCGGAGCTCGGTTGGGACGCCACCAATTCCACCCACCTGACCCTCGGCTACTTCATGGAGAGCTGGGATCGCACCTTCCGCGAGATCCACACCTCAGACGAGGACACCATCAAACTAACGGTCGATAGCCGCCCCAACAGCAAGGTCTCGGTGCGGGCCAGCTGGGCGACCGGCGATCGGACGACCGGCGAGTACGACGTCGAGGCCCAGGAGGTGTTCTTCGTCCATCCCGAGGGAATCAACCAGCAGCCCGGTCTGCGCAAGTTCGACGAGGCCGAGCGGGATGTCGACGACTATGACTTCTCCGTGCAGCTGTTTCCCAGGGACTCCTGGAATCTGAGCTTCGGATTGTCGGCCCGCGAAGAGGATTATCCCAACAGCGAGTTCGGCCTTCAGTCGGACGAGATCATGAGCTACAACTTCGAGTTCGGATACGCTCCGGGCGCCCATCTCAACTGCTACGTCTTCGGCAACATGGCCGACCGCGAGGTTTTCCAGAGATCGCGGCAGTCCGGCGCAACGCTCTCGACCAATCCCCTGGACAACTGGAGCGTGCTCCTCGACGAGGACACCACGACCTGGGGCTTTGGTCTCAACTCCAAGAACGACAATGGTTGGAGCTGGGATGCGGTGCTCAATATCTCGGACTCCGATGGCGCAGGGGACTTCACTACGCCCTCTGGTGGCCGGACAGTGGTCGACATCGACAACTACGAGGACATCGAGCTGACCAGCCTGTGGGTGAAAGCGGGCTACGAGATCACCGAGAACGCCAGCTTCGGCGTGTTCTTCTACTTCGAGGACTACACCATCGACAGCTTCATTCTCCAAGGTATCGTTCCCTACCTGCCACAGTCGATTCTCTTGGCACCGAACGACGCCGACTACGAAGCCCACATGTTCGGAATCAACCTGAAGCTGAAGATCTAGGCTCCTTCCTTCTGCTTCGCGGTTCAGCGCGGCGCCGTCCCGAAGGGGCGGCGCCGTTTTCTCTTTGAGCAATAGAGGCCTGAGAGGCGTCGCGAGCTACCGGGGTCT
Encoded here:
- a CDS encoding DmsE family decaheme c-type cytochrome, which gives rise to MTARRRLAMGAGLVLLLSLGAGTAFGAPETEPEMAASYVGGDMCVECHDTYEDDLAQTQHGKAGFAKLSEHGCESCHGPGSLHVEDPEAYQPRVSDLSKAKQSAMCQTCHDGGSQFFWQGSAHDTRGLSCTDCHGIHDFKSETAQLKTSSTTEQCFSCHKDVRAETWKRSHHPIREGQIGCNDCHNPHGAQSDKMVNAASVNDQCYSCHAEKRGPFLWDHAPVRESCSNCHTPHGSNHLKLQKTSVPYNCQQCHANTRHPGTIYDAQTLADGTRPSNRDFSRSCLNCHNAIHGSNHPSGWALYR
- a CDS encoding MtrB/PioB family decaheme-associated outer membrane protein; the encoded protein is MMIRDNMRQALTIVVASLLLFATGAGVATAGDDDGFRLWVEPLDFWVLEKDQDTNSSKFQEYRDLQSGLYANLKAYGESEDGDRTLAIRMSAIGRDHARYNVDYGVAGSYKVNLDYNKIPHLFGNDATLLWNQTAVNRFELADSTQLALQEAVIAQRAGGGSVNFGFLEPLIRPFVDVANRTDLGLQRDRTRARFDFGNLGKFAWGFEYKHENRDGSRPMGAAFGFNNVQEIPEPINYNTTDVEFSGEFNGKKGGARFGYRNSQFKNTLDSVLWDNPWRATDSTNPIAYLGPNTTDAGPSRGLASLAPDNEANLLFFDGRARAGGWWFNGSLTMNTMTQNESLLPFTINTAIVGTDESTGRTFNAASSGLPVNAADTEVETMNVSANAGTELGDDFSLTLRYRTYDYDNSSPRVTFPGYVRLDAVWEPPALITVPYDWTKDNLGAELGWDATNSTHLTLGYFMESWDRTFREIHTSDEDTIKLTVDSRPNSKVSVRASWATGDRTTGEYDVEAQEVFFVHPEGINQQPGLRKFDEAERDVDDYDFSVQLFPRDSWNLSFGLSAREEDYPNSEFGLQSDEIMSYNFEFGYAPGAHLNCYVFGNMADREVFQRSRQSGATLSTNPLDNWSVLLDEDTTTWGFGLNSKNDNGWSWDAVLNISDSDGAGDFTTPSGGRTVVDIDNYEDIELTSLWVKAGYEITENASFGVFFYFEDYTIDSFILQGIVPYLPQSILLAPNDADYEAHMFGINLKLKI